Proteins from a genomic interval of Pseudodesulfovibrio nedwellii:
- a CDS encoding universal stress protein, whose translation MFKKILLAVTPQIDTQTAPKAAFDLARKRGAELILFHALPLGKDAWCSFEETIPEKELIESTRNKIAKYYAEDLKDIPNHSIRVVAGTVDEQLLKIIHSEGIDLIVMGHHTSGMHRPDRMWGVVDTSIRKVCANVFCPVMVVTNEMPKGADIKRVLMATDFSTPSDSALCYATQLARTNSAHLDIFHVLDVGQTRPNPKYYMQKMDIFIDKAMERMKKRYAKALDGISHTYHCWEGIPYTEILKQARWDESDIIIMAQYSSSEEPAQPSIGSTTIQVALSPGCPAIIVNYRARVCM comes from the coding sequence ATGTTCAAGAAAATACTTCTGGCAGTGACCCCTCAGATCGATACACAAACCGCGCCCAAAGCGGCCTTTGATCTTGCCCGAAAACGCGGGGCCGAATTAATCCTGTTCCACGCCCTTCCTCTGGGCAAAGACGCATGGTGTTCCTTTGAGGAGACCATCCCGGAAAAGGAACTCATCGAATCCACTCGAAACAAGATAGCCAAGTACTATGCCGAAGATCTCAAGGATATCCCCAACCACTCCATCAGAGTAGTTGCCGGCACCGTGGACGAACAACTTCTCAAGATCATCCATTCGGAAGGCATAGACCTGATCGTCATGGGGCATCACACATCTGGCATGCACCGTCCTGATCGCATGTGGGGGGTGGTGGACACCTCCATCCGTAAAGTTTGCGCTAACGTCTTCTGTCCGGTCATGGTGGTGACCAATGAAATGCCCAAGGGGGCGGATATCAAGCGCGTCCTCATGGCGACCGACTTCTCAACACCCTCGGATTCGGCTCTTTGCTATGCGACACAACTCGCCCGCACCAACAGCGCGCATCTGGATATCTTCCATGTGCTCGACGTGGGCCAAACTCGTCCCAATCCTAAATACTACATGCAGAAAATGGACATATTCATCGACAAAGCCATGGAACGCATGAAAAAACGGTATGCAAAAGCCTTGGACGGAATTAGCCACACATATCATTGTTGGGAAGGCATCCCGTACACGGAAATTCTCAAGCAGGCACGATGGGATGAATCCGATATCATTATTATGGCGCAATATTCCTCCAGCGAGGAACCAGCGCAGCCTTCAATTGGTTCTACAACTATTCAAGTCGCACTGTCCCCGGGATGCCCGGCCATTATCGTCAATTACCGCGCCAGAGTATGCATGTAG
- a CDS encoding ArsR/SmtB family transcription factor gives MEIIKYCKALSDDTRARLVNVLLEYELNVGEIVQVMEMGQSRISRHLKILSESGLVDVRRDGLWAFYRASEEGQGRMFLDGISLLMAEESDLQRDQNRADKVIRERTAATRQFFDDIASDWDRMTAEVLGDLNLGKEIQARLPQCSCAADIGCGPGDMLEILSRTSDSVIGVDNSPKMLELAEERFSEDASMSLRIGEMTHLPLRDWEADCTVVSLVLHHLARPIDALKEAGRVLKIGGRLIIAEFDQHENELMRSEYGDRRLGIPREKMVGWLEKARFDVKSVTEFEVNMGLVVVLYEAEKK, from the coding sequence ATGGAAATTATTAAATATTGCAAAGCATTATCTGACGACACTCGGGCGCGGCTGGTCAACGTTCTTTTAGAATATGAATTGAATGTTGGTGAAATCGTGCAGGTTATGGAGATGGGACAGTCCCGGATTTCCCGGCATCTTAAAATTTTGTCTGAGTCTGGCTTGGTGGACGTACGCCGTGATGGACTTTGGGCTTTTTACAGAGCCAGTGAAGAAGGTCAGGGGCGTATGTTTCTTGACGGTATCAGTCTCTTGATGGCTGAAGAATCCGACTTGCAGCGTGATCAAAATCGAGCTGACAAAGTTATTCGTGAGCGGACGGCCGCTACTCGTCAGTTCTTCGACGACATCGCTTCTGATTGGGACCGTATGACAGCCGAAGTCCTTGGCGACCTCAATTTGGGCAAGGAGATTCAGGCTCGATTGCCTCAGTGTTCCTGTGCAGCCGATATTGGCTGTGGACCGGGGGATATGCTCGAAATTTTGTCCAGAACATCGGATTCTGTTATCGGTGTTGATAACTCGCCCAAGATGTTGGAACTGGCTGAGGAACGGTTTTCGGAAGACGCGTCCATGTCCTTGCGTATTGGTGAGATGACCCATCTGCCTTTGCGTGATTGGGAAGCGGACTGTACTGTTGTATCTCTGGTGTTGCACCATTTGGCGCGGCCCATTGATGCTCTCAAGGAAGCCGGACGGGTTCTCAAGATTGGTGGACGACTGATCATTGCCGAATTTGATCAGCATGAGAATGAACTCATGCGGAGCGAATACGGCGATCGTCGACTCGGTATCCCCCGTGAGAAGATGGTCGGTTGGTTGGAAAAGGCGCGGTTTGACGTGAAATCCGTCACTGAATTTGAAGTTAATATGGGACTCGTGGTTGTACTCTACGAGGCCGAGAAAAAATAA
- a CDS encoding PEGA domain-containing protein, with amino-acid sequence MKALGIISTLACLCILAACGPPKQKIPVSTDPIGADVYADGKKTCTSPCSVSLDKQGDHLITIVKEGYAQEEIIVRRQFKPDRAIRDGVISGIIKGGDPKDVAEETAKEIDEQERSGEAYELKPSIIIIDLHQK; translated from the coding sequence GTGAAAGCACTTGGCATCATTTCGACCTTGGCCTGCCTGTGCATATTGGCAGCCTGCGGCCCGCCCAAACAAAAAATACCTGTCAGCACCGACCCCATCGGTGCTGACGTGTACGCCGATGGCAAAAAGACATGCACCAGCCCCTGTTCAGTCAGCCTCGACAAACAAGGGGATCATCTCATTACCATCGTCAAGGAAGGATATGCACAAGAAGAGATCATCGTCCGTCGGCAATTTAAACCGGATCGCGCCATACGAGACGGTGTCATCTCCGGCATTATCAAAGGCGGCGACCCCAAAGATGTGGCTGAAGAGACAGCCAAAGAGATAGACGAACAGGAACGATCCGGCGAAGCGTACGAGTTGAAACCGTCTATTATCATCATCGACTTGCATCAAAAATAA
- a CDS encoding arylsulfatase → MMKRWLLTSLCLMLFLTMLTACGSDSDTQEEKTSETTISSPAPTQPKTPEADNSVQPVAEAAPTAVTPSSDKPNIVVIWGDDIGQSNLSVYTHGMMGYQTPNIDRVANEGMMFTDYYAEQSCTAGRSAFITGQSVYRTGLSKVGMPGAELGMDEADPTIAELLKNHGYATAQFGKNHLGDQDKHLPTNHGFDEFYGNLYHLNAEEEPEHPDYPKPEEYPNFKKNYGPRGVIHSFATADGQDIEDTGPLTKKRMETIDDDIAKRSADYIMKQAKTGAPFFVWVNFTHMHFRTYVPEELKEQAGRWQSVYHDAMVQHDKNVGMVLDAIDTADIADNTIVFYSTDNGPHKNTWPDAGTSPFRNEKNSNWEGAFRVPAMVRWPGHIKAGSISNEIISHMDWMPTLLAAAGETDVKEKLLTGHKANGKDFKVHLDGYNFLPYLTDQIETPPREEYFYFSDDGDLLGLRYDNWKIVFAQQRTPGTLKVWSEPFVNTRIPWLFNLRTDPYEQAPITSNSYWDWYLERSFLLVPAQSAVGDFLKTFQEYPPRMKAASFTIDQVMKKLTPPTQ, encoded by the coding sequence ATGATGAAACGATGGCTACTCACCTCTTTGTGCCTTATGCTTTTTTTGACGATGCTTACCGCATGCGGATCTGACTCCGACACGCAGGAAGAAAAAACATCAGAAACGACTATTTCGAGCCCTGCTCCTACGCAACCCAAAACACCTGAGGCAGACAACTCGGTACAACCTGTTGCCGAAGCTGCCCCGACAGCAGTCACGCCCTCCTCCGACAAACCGAACATTGTCGTCATCTGGGGTGATGATATCGGACAAAGCAACCTCAGCGTTTATACCCATGGTATGATGGGTTATCAGACTCCCAACATCGACCGTGTGGCCAATGAAGGCATGATGTTCACTGACTACTACGCAGAACAAAGCTGCACAGCCGGTCGCTCCGCATTCATCACAGGCCAATCCGTATATCGTACAGGCCTGTCCAAAGTGGGTATGCCCGGAGCAGAACTCGGCATGGATGAAGCTGACCCGACCATTGCCGAACTTCTTAAAAATCACGGTTATGCAACGGCCCAATTTGGTAAAAACCACTTGGGTGATCAAGACAAGCACCTTCCTACCAACCATGGCTTCGATGAATTTTATGGTAACCTCTACCATCTCAATGCCGAAGAAGAGCCGGAACACCCGGATTATCCAAAGCCCGAAGAATACCCCAATTTCAAAAAGAACTACGGTCCTCGTGGCGTAATCCACTCCTTTGCAACAGCAGATGGTCAAGATATCGAAGACACTGGCCCGCTGACCAAGAAGCGCATGGAAACCATTGATGATGACATTGCCAAGCGCAGTGCCGACTACATCATGAAACAGGCAAAGACTGGCGCCCCATTCTTCGTCTGGGTCAACTTTACCCACATGCATTTCAGAACGTATGTCCCTGAAGAACTCAAGGAGCAGGCCGGACGCTGGCAATCAGTCTACCACGACGCCATGGTCCAGCATGACAAGAACGTGGGCATGGTCCTTGATGCTATTGACACGGCAGACATTGCCGACAACACCATCGTTTTCTATTCGACCGACAATGGTCCGCATAAGAACACGTGGCCCGATGCCGGCACCTCCCCGTTCCGCAACGAAAAAAATTCCAACTGGGAAGGAGCATTCCGCGTCCCCGCAATGGTCCGCTGGCCCGGCCACATCAAGGCCGGAAGCATTTCCAACGAGATCATATCGCACATGGACTGGATGCCCACGCTTCTTGCCGCCGCAGGCGAAACCGATGTGAAGGAAAAACTCCTGACCGGACACAAAGCAAATGGCAAAGATTTCAAGGTCCATCTGGATGGATACAACTTCCTGCCATATCTGACGGATCAAATAGAAACCCCTCCGCGCGAGGAGTACTTCTACTTTTCGGATGACGGCGATTTGTTGGGTTTGCGTTACGACAACTGGAAAATCGTCTTTGCCCAGCAACGCACCCCCGGCACTTTGAAAGTCTGGAGCGAACCTTTCGTCAACACGAGAATCCCTTGGTTGTTCAACCTTCGTACAGACCCGTATGAACAGGCCCCAATTACTTCCAACTCCTATTGGGATTGGTATCTTGAGCGCTCTTTCCTGCTGGTCCCAGCACAAAGCGCCGTGGGGGATTTCCTGAAGACATTCCAGGAATACCCGCCTCGAATGAAGGCAGCCAGCTTCACCATCGATCAGGTCATGAAAAAGCTGACACCGCCTACTCAATAA
- the ahcY gene encoding adenosylhomocysteinase: MSKNVMPVDPKCENKVADLSLAEWGLMEMQLSEREMPGLMALINKYGEEKPLKGLKIMGSLHMTIQTAMLIKCLYELGADLRWASCNIFSTQDNAAAAIAESGMAKVFAWKGETLEEFWWCTEQALTWPDGSGPDLIVDDGGDATLLVHQGVKCEKDPSLFDKKYDVQEFQIVMNRLQASCAADPQKWTKIAKVIRGVSEETTTGVHRLYEMQRNGELLFPAINVNDSVTKSKFDNLYGCRESLADGIKRATDVMIAGKVVVVIGYGDVGKGCAQSMRGFGARVLVTEIDPICALQAAMEGFEVTTMDDAASRGDVFVTCTGNYHVVTGAHMDAMKDEAILCNIGHFDSEIEMLHLEGNPECIKKEVKPQVDKWTLPSGKSLIVLAEGRLVNLGCATGHPSFVMSNSFTNQVLAQLDLAKNEYDPKVMILPKKLDEEVARLHLERLGVKLEKLSKEQADYIGVEVEGPFKPDHYRY; this comes from the coding sequence ATGTCCAAGAACGTTATGCCCGTTGACCCGAAGTGCGAGAACAAGGTCGCTGACCTGTCTCTGGCCGAATGGGGTCTCATGGAAATGCAGTTGTCCGAGCGTGAAATGCCCGGCCTGATGGCTCTTATCAATAAATATGGTGAGGAAAAGCCACTTAAGGGTCTTAAGATCATGGGTTCTTTGCACATGACCATCCAGACTGCAATGCTCATCAAATGCCTGTACGAACTGGGTGCCGACTTGCGTTGGGCATCTTGCAATATTTTTTCTACTCAGGACAACGCTGCCGCAGCCATTGCCGAGTCCGGTATGGCCAAGGTTTTCGCATGGAAGGGCGAGACTCTTGAAGAGTTTTGGTGGTGCACCGAGCAGGCCCTGACTTGGCCTGATGGTTCCGGTCCTGATCTTATCGTTGATGACGGTGGTGACGCGACTTTGCTCGTCCATCAGGGCGTGAAGTGCGAAAAAGATCCCAGCCTGTTCGACAAGAAATACGATGTTCAGGAATTTCAGATTGTCATGAATCGTTTGCAGGCATCCTGCGCTGCTGATCCGCAGAAGTGGACCAAAATCGCCAAGGTTATCCGAGGCGTGTCCGAGGAGACCACGACCGGCGTGCACCGTCTCTACGAGATGCAGCGCAACGGCGAGCTGCTCTTCCCGGCCATCAACGTTAACGACTCCGTGACCAAGTCCAAGTTCGACAACCTCTACGGTTGCCGCGAGTCTTTAGCTGACGGTATCAAGCGTGCTACCGATGTCATGATCGCGGGTAAGGTTGTGGTTGTTATCGGTTACGGCGATGTTGGTAAGGGCTGCGCTCAGTCCATGCGCGGTTTCGGTGCTCGTGTGCTCGTCACCGAGATTGATCCTATTTGTGCACTTCAGGCTGCCATGGAAGGTTTTGAAGTCACCACTATGGATGACGCGGCCTCCCGTGGTGATGTCTTTGTCACCTGCACAGGCAACTATCATGTTGTCACTGGTGCTCACATGGACGCCATGAAGGACGAGGCAATTCTTTGCAACATCGGTCATTTTGATTCTGAGATCGAAATGTTGCACCTTGAGGGGAACCCCGAGTGCATCAAGAAAGAAGTCAAGCCGCAGGTCGACAAGTGGACCCTGCCTTCCGGCAAGTCACTCATCGTTCTGGCCGAAGGTCGTTTGGTCAACCTTGGTTGCGCTACAGGTCACCCCAGCTTCGTGATGTCCAACTCCTTCACCAACCAGGTGTTGGCACAGCTTGATCTGGCCAAGAATGAATACGATCCCAAGGTGATGATCCTGCCCAAGAAGTTGGACGAAGAGGTTGCTCGCCTGCACCTCGAACGCCTTGGTGTGAAGCTTGAAAAGCTGTCCAAGGAACAGGCCGATTACATCGGTGTGGAAGTGGAAGGCCCGTTCAAGCCGGATCACTACCGCTACTAG
- a CDS encoding tetratricopeptide repeat protein, with translation MKYPTVQRHFSLTWLAIITAILLLAPSQTWAKSFAGSKSCRDCHERFYELWAPSRHGTAMQPYTEVFAETNLTPHPTPLTIEKANYQAYVGKGQGYIIEKTDQGQKKLTIEHVLGGKYVYYFLTPMDKGRLQTLPLAYDVVKKEWFDMAGSGIRHTGGESVSWTDAAYTFNTSCHGCHVSQMRNNYDPKTGIYETTWAEPGINCETCHGPSSEHNRVCREAGKGNVPKDLKILGGKGKFTAKENSDACAPCHAQMIPLTGAFMPGDEFYDHFDLVTLEDPDWYPDGRDLGENYTHTTWSLSPCVKSGKLGCVHCHTSSGRFRQKNDPNSACSPCHDNKVAEPEKHTMHTTGPDTPTCISCHMHKTHFARMDRSDHSMLPPTPATTIAYGSPNACNGCHTDKEAKWADKTVREWRTRDYQAPVLHRAGLVDAARKGDWTKLSAMTTYIANKKSDPIFVTSLIRLLRTCPDAKKWPSLISALENSSPLVRSAAADALGPPPSPQAAQALVVATGDPIRLVRIRAAAALNGVPMQITKGKHKTNLDKAQKEYLTSLTARPDMWTSHYNLGNYYMLGRDLKQASMAFGKAHELAPQAVPPLVNNAMAHARGGDLQGAEVLLMKALPLAPEDPAILYNLGLLKSEMGDTAGAEKFLRASLKADPQLARAAYNLSVILGEKSPKESVTFAQTASDLTANPRYTFNLAFAQHRYGQTEQARSTLKKSIQTWPEFTDAYLYLLNIAETDKQKAEAKALIGTALSSHTLSKTSRARLKQAFQ, from the coding sequence ATGAAATACCCGACAGTCCAGCGACACTTCTCATTGACATGGTTAGCAATCATCACCGCAATCTTGCTGCTTGCACCTTCACAAACATGGGCCAAAAGTTTTGCCGGGTCCAAAAGCTGTCGGGACTGCCATGAACGATTCTACGAACTTTGGGCACCGTCCCGCCATGGCACCGCCATGCAACCGTACACCGAAGTGTTCGCCGAAACGAACCTCACTCCACATCCCACCCCTCTGACCATCGAGAAAGCCAACTACCAGGCTTATGTAGGCAAAGGGCAAGGATACATCATCGAGAAAACAGACCAGGGACAAAAAAAACTCACCATTGAACACGTTCTCGGTGGCAAATACGTCTATTATTTCCTGACCCCCATGGACAAAGGTCGTCTGCAGACGCTGCCTCTGGCCTATGATGTCGTCAAAAAGGAATGGTTCGACATGGCAGGAAGCGGCATCCGCCACACAGGCGGAGAATCCGTATCATGGACTGATGCCGCATACACCTTCAACACATCCTGCCACGGTTGCCATGTCAGCCAGATGCGCAACAACTATGATCCGAAAACCGGCATTTACGAAACCACTTGGGCCGAACCCGGCATCAATTGCGAAACCTGCCACGGCCCGTCTTCGGAACACAACCGTGTGTGCCGCGAAGCCGGTAAAGGAAACGTACCCAAAGATTTAAAAATCCTCGGCGGCAAGGGGAAATTTACAGCTAAAGAAAACTCAGACGCCTGCGCGCCCTGTCATGCGCAGATGATCCCACTCACTGGTGCATTCATGCCGGGTGATGAATTTTACGACCACTTCGACCTTGTCACGCTGGAAGACCCGGACTGGTATCCCGATGGCCGAGACCTCGGCGAGAACTATACCCACACCACCTGGAGCCTGAGCCCATGTGTCAAATCCGGCAAATTGGGATGTGTGCATTGTCATACTTCTAGTGGCCGCTTCCGCCAAAAAAACGATCCGAATTCGGCCTGTTCCCCCTGCCACGACAATAAAGTCGCAGAGCCTGAAAAACACACCATGCATACGACCGGACCGGATACACCTACCTGCATATCCTGCCATATGCATAAAACTCATTTCGCCCGTATGGATCGTAGCGACCATTCAATGCTCCCGCCGACTCCGGCAACAACCATTGCCTACGGCTCGCCTAACGCATGCAACGGCTGCCATACGGATAAGGAGGCCAAATGGGCGGACAAAACCGTCAGAGAATGGCGTACACGAGATTACCAGGCCCCTGTGCTTCACCGGGCAGGGCTCGTAGACGCCGCTAGAAAGGGCGACTGGACCAAACTCTCCGCAATGACCACTTATATTGCCAACAAAAAAAGCGATCCCATCTTCGTGACATCGCTTATTCGTTTGCTACGAACATGCCCAGATGCAAAAAAATGGCCTTCCCTTATCTCTGCCTTGGAGAATTCTTCACCATTGGTTCGTTCTGCCGCAGCCGACGCACTCGGCCCACCTCCTTCACCTCAGGCGGCACAGGCATTAGTTGTGGCAACCGGCGACCCAATCCGACTGGTTCGTATCAGAGCTGCCGCAGCCCTAAACGGTGTTCCAATGCAAATAACCAAAGGTAAACACAAAACGAATCTGGATAAAGCCCAAAAGGAATATCTGACTTCCCTGACCGCACGCCCTGACATGTGGACATCACACTACAATCTGGGGAACTATTACATGCTTGGTCGGGATCTTAAACAGGCAAGTATGGCATTTGGAAAAGCGCACGAACTGGCCCCACAAGCCGTCCCGCCCCTGGTGAACAATGCCATGGCACACGCCCGTGGCGGAGATCTTCAAGGTGCTGAGGTACTGCTCATGAAAGCATTACCACTGGCGCCAGAAGATCCGGCCATTCTCTACAATCTCGGTTTACTCAAAAGCGAAATGGGAGACACGGCAGGAGCCGAAAAGTTTTTGCGTGCCAGCCTGAAAGCAGACCCGCAACTCGCTCGTGCCGCATATAATCTGTCGGTTATTCTCGGGGAGAAATCCCCCAAAGAATCGGTTACTTTTGCTCAAACTGCTTCCGATCTGACCGCGAACCCCAGATACACATTCAACCTCGCCTTTGCCCAACACCGGTATGGACAGACAGAACAAGCCAGAAGCACATTGAAAAAATCCATACAGACATGGCCGGAATTCACTGATGCCTATTTGTACCTTCTTAACATCGCCGAAACGGATAAACAAAAGGCTGAGGCAAAGGCCCTAATCGGTACAGCCCTGTCTTCACACACTCTCTCAAAAACGAGCAGGGCCAGATTGAAACAGGCCTTCCAATAA
- a CDS encoding substrate-binding periplasmic protein, translated as MKCRFLILAFVLTLSFGIGTGFDISCFPVEAAETTITMFVPDTDWPPYLMDNPEYPDGGVFVEILRAVAAPLGHSVKTIPLPNQRGWMMLENGSVDVHAKAIEWVPNAEDFLWTEPFMQSEDVLLYPTDKPLEYSSPQKLYGKSIATIKGFIYPVFEPHFGPNKIERIDVTSPYAMLELLTLGRADAALVNRVETQWLMRNKPELNPNRFILDDTPCDSASYRFAFTRKGHWQPFIKEFNKTLKTMQKDGRLQAILDKYR; from the coding sequence ATGAAGTGTAGATTCCTCATACTGGCTTTTGTCCTCACCCTCTCCTTTGGGATCGGAACAGGATTTGATATTTCCTGTTTTCCTGTAGAAGCGGCTGAGACAACGATCACAATGTTTGTTCCTGACACAGACTGGCCACCTTATCTGATGGATAACCCGGAATATCCTGACGGAGGCGTATTCGTTGAAATTTTACGGGCTGTCGCCGCACCACTCGGACACTCCGTAAAGACCATTCCCCTTCCCAACCAACGGGGATGGATGATGCTTGAAAACGGCTCAGTTGATGTTCATGCCAAGGCGATTGAATGGGTGCCAAATGCAGAGGACTTCCTGTGGACCGAACCTTTCATGCAAAGCGAAGACGTACTCCTTTATCCAACCGACAAACCACTGGAATATTCTTCGCCCCAAAAGCTCTATGGCAAATCAATAGCCACAATAAAAGGGTTCATCTATCCAGTATTCGAACCACACTTCGGTCCGAATAAAATTGAACGAATAGATGTCACTTCTCCCTACGCCATGCTGGAACTTCTTACCCTTGGCCGGGCAGATGCGGCTCTGGTCAATCGAGTTGAGACACAATGGTTGATGCGTAACAAGCCAGAACTCAACCCTAACCGTTTCATCCTTGACGACACACCGTGTGACAGCGCCAGCTATCGTTTCGCCTTCACCAGAAAAGGACACTGGCAACCCTTCATCAAAGAGTTCAACAAGACTCTTAAAACCATGCAAAAAGACGGAAGACTTCAGGCGATTCTAGACAAATACCGGTAG
- a CDS encoding discoidin domain-containing protein, producing MKFRANRCVFCAGLAAMSCVMSPRMRYLIFLSIFFVLFAVSTPVFALEVEVSVSSFKVDHAFSYAPGNLLDGDPSTAWVGGSISSGTGQWMDFAFPVPVRVTRLGIFNGHQEEGRFKEFRRIRSGRIVYPDGSESPFWLRDEAGKQIIECRSKPVKSFRVIVDEVFPKGGAVGKQKLAVSEIKFYLTLMAVPTEGVSGESAEKVRVPVLPPADLTNEVPDEIKELLRTFYVMQSSLADDYHTLFAQHVRDRFDFQFEVFKQIQRQRGTYKILRTAQVDPAGLRFDLVYLQEDVAEVRVFGTYRVQVADLDQNLEEDSVFALMKGNDGWKILELDGQKDF from the coding sequence ATGAAATTTCGCGCAAACAGGTGTGTTTTTTGTGCAGGACTGGCTGCTATGAGTTGTGTTATGAGTCCTCGCATGCGCTATCTTATTTTTCTTTCGATATTTTTTGTTTTGTTTGCGGTGTCCACTCCTGTTTTTGCATTGGAGGTCGAAGTTTCGGTCTCCAGTTTTAAGGTGGATCATGCGTTTTCATATGCTCCCGGTAATCTTCTGGACGGAGATCCCTCGACGGCCTGGGTTGGCGGAAGTATCAGTTCCGGGACTGGCCAGTGGATGGACTTTGCGTTTCCCGTACCGGTCAGGGTGACTCGGCTCGGTATCTTCAATGGTCATCAGGAAGAAGGGCGTTTCAAGGAATTTCGGCGTATTCGTTCCGGGCGTATTGTGTATCCCGATGGATCGGAAAGTCCGTTTTGGCTGCGAGATGAGGCTGGCAAACAGATTATCGAATGTCGATCCAAGCCGGTTAAATCCTTCAGGGTGATCGTGGATGAGGTATTTCCCAAGGGCGGAGCTGTTGGTAAGCAGAAATTGGCGGTTTCCGAGATCAAATTTTATTTGACCCTTATGGCGGTTCCTACAGAAGGAGTTTCTGGGGAGAGCGCAGAGAAAGTTCGAGTTCCGGTGTTGCCCCCAGCGGATTTGACCAACGAAGTTCCAGATGAAATCAAGGAATTACTTCGGACTTTTTATGTAATGCAGAGTTCTCTTGCCGACGACTATCACACTTTGTTCGCACAGCATGTGCGTGATCGGTTTGATTTTCAGTTTGAGGTGTTTAAGCAGATACAGCGTCAGCGTGGGACCTATAAGATTTTACGCACCGCACAGGTGGATCCGGCAGGATTGCGTTTTGATTTGGTCTATTTACAAGAAGATGTGGCCGAGGTTCGTGTATTTGGAACCTATCGGGTACAAGTGGCTGATTTGGATCAGAACCTGGAAGAGGATTCCGTGTTTGCCCTGATGAAAGGGAACGACGGGTGGAAGATCCTCGAGTTGGACGGACAAAAAGATTTTTAA
- a CDS encoding DUF721 domain-containing protein, with amino-acid sequence MNTTMRRNRRKYNEYTPKAGPKKTSDLMPRFLDKLDTTGGAALVRLWRAWDDIMGEMAPMARPLGHRGTKIILAAGDPIIMQEAQYLAPMLLQKINAFLGEEVFDKVVFELLNGRVPLDEDIRPEAPKPPRKLKRPKNLGRLKDELDPNSPVGRCYRAYRRMFDDSE; translated from the coding sequence GTGAACACCACAATGCGACGCAACCGGAGAAAATACAACGAGTACACTCCCAAGGCTGGTCCGAAAAAGACAAGCGATCTGATGCCGCGTTTTCTGGACAAGCTGGACACCACAGGTGGAGCTGCTCTGGTTAGGCTGTGGCGTGCATGGGATGATATCATGGGTGAAATGGCGCCGATGGCCCGCCCTCTCGGACACCGGGGTACCAAAATCATCCTCGCGGCCGGAGATCCCATCATTATGCAGGAAGCCCAATACTTGGCTCCGATGTTGCTCCAAAAAATAAACGCATTTCTGGGCGAAGAAGTCTTTGACAAAGTCGTATTCGAGCTGCTAAACGGCAGAGTTCCTTTGGACGAAGATATTCGGCCGGAGGCTCCAAAGCCTCCGAGGAAACTTAAAAGACCTAAGAATTTAGGTCGATTAAAAGATGAGCTAGACCCGAACTCCCCCGTGGGGAGATGTTACCGGGCCTACCGGCGAATGTTTGACGATTCGGAATAA
- a CDS encoding PEGA domain-containing protein yields MKRYTRIALSLTLAALPLMGCGVATQNIPVSSNPSGAQVFADGMQTCTTPCSVELEKTQAHILTLKKSGYKQADVQISQKYDTGGVTRDAVQSGMSSSSMGSSVEGSITNALLTAEQDEASGNAYVLTPSSVVVSLVPENGTAPATAATQSQQATVKTTEPVTIGSAIEDDPAGVGEEVLKEAAIAAPTVGTEKEVSHHSHTSTHYNKDGSMSQHSSSSSTSVGVHVNPVAAGLDALEFLEGAEKKHEAEEATDSSQ; encoded by the coding sequence ATGAAAAGATACACTCGAATTGCCCTGTCCCTTACTCTGGCAGCACTTCCCCTTATGGGTTGTGGCGTCGCAACACAAAACATCCCAGTGTCCAGCAACCCCAGTGGTGCTCAGGTTTTCGCAGACGGTATGCAAACGTGCACCACTCCGTGTTCCGTAGAACTGGAAAAAACCCAGGCACACATCCTTACTTTAAAGAAATCCGGTTACAAACAGGCCGATGTTCAAATATCTCAGAAATACGACACAGGCGGCGTGACACGCGATGCCGTCCAATCTGGCATGTCCAGTTCATCCATGGGCAGCTCTGTCGAAGGCTCTATTACCAACGCACTCCTTACAGCGGAACAGGATGAGGCAAGCGGCAACGCATATGTCCTGACCCCAAGCTCTGTCGTCGTCTCTCTGGTCCCAGAAAACGGAACGGCTCCGGCCACTGCCGCCACACAATCCCAACAGGCGACGGTAAAAACCACTGAACCGGTCACCATCGGCTCCGCCATTGAAGATGACCCCGCAGGTGTTGGCGAAGAGGTCCTCAAAGAAGCCGCCATTGCTGCACCAACCGTTGGTACTGAAAAAGAAGTGAGCCACCATTCGCATACTTCCACTCATTACAACAAGGATGGGTCCATGTCGCAGCATTCCTCATCCAGTTCCACCAGCGTGGGTGTGCACGTCAATCCCGTTGCAGCCGGATTGGATGCTCTCGAATTTCTGGAAGGAGCTGAAAAGAAGCACGAAGCAGAAGAGGCTACTGACAGCTCACAATAA